A window of the Lolium perenne isolate Kyuss_39 chromosome 7, Kyuss_2.0, whole genome shotgun sequence genome harbors these coding sequences:
- the LOC127313239 gene encoding ent-kaurene oxidase 2 isoform X1, with product MDFLLTMLPASGGGAVAAAAAAVGGLAAAATLAGKAGIVGIGHKERSNAPPAVPGLPLIGNLHQLKEKKPHKTFAKWSEIYGPIYTIKTGASSVAVLNSAEVAKEAMVAKFSSISTRKLPKALSVLTRDKAMVATSDYNDFHKMVKRLVMAGMLGSAAQKQFRDTRDTMMDNMLSTFRTLVTDDPHSPLNFREVFKEELFRLSLIQSLGEDVNSVYVEEFGREISKEEIYQITVVDMMMCAIEVDWRDFFPYLSWVPNKSFETTVVTTESRRTAVVRALVNQQKKRIERGEAKVSYLDFLVAENVLTDEQLTMMVWEAIIEAADTTLVTSEWAMYELAKNPEIQDRLYQEIQQVCGDNTVTEDHLRQLPYLNAVFHETLRNHSPVPLVPPRFVHEDTKLAGYDVPAGTEMIINLYGCNMNKNDWEDPEAWRPERFLDGRFDEADLFKTMAFGGGRRVCAGALQASTISCTAIARFVQEFAWRLKEGDEDNVTTIQLTSFKLHPLHVHISPRAATK from the exons CCGCCGCGGCCGTCGGCGGGCTGGCCGCGGCCGCCACGCTCGCCGGCAAGGCCGGCATCGTCGGGATTGGGCACAAGGAGCGCTCCAACGCGCCCCCAG CTGTTCCCGGTTTACCGCTTATTGGAAATCTACACCAGTTGAAAGAAAAGAAGCCCCATAAGACCTTTGCAAAATGGTCCGAAATTTATGGGCCAATATACACAATAAAGACTGGGGCTTCATCTGTAGCTGTGCTCAACTCAGCAGAAGTAGCCAAGGAG GCAATGGTTGCGAAATTCTCATCCATATCTACTCGAAAGCTACCTAAAGCATTGTCAGTGCTGACTCGTGATAAAGCGATGGTTGCTACGAGTGACTACAATGACTTCCACAAAATGGTGAAGCGTTTAGTTATGGCTGGCATGTTGGGTTCTGCTGCTCAG AAGCAATTTCGGGACACAAGAGACACGATGATGGATAACATGTTAAGCACTTTCCGTACACTGGTGACTGACGACCCACATTCTCCTCTAAACTTTAGAGAAGTATTCAAGGAAGAGCTGTTTCGCCTGTCCTTGATTCAG AGCTTAGGCGAGGATGTGAATTCAGTCTATGTTGAGGAGTTTGGGAGGGAGATATCAAAGGAAGAAATCTACCAGATCACTGTGGTCGACATGATGATGTGCGCAATTGAGGTTGATTGGAGGGATTTCTTCCCATACCTCAGTTGGGTTCCAAACAAGAGCTTCGAAACAACAGTTGTTACCACAGAATCCAGGCGAACCGCGGTGGTGCGAGCCTTGGTCAACCAGCAGAAGAAAAGAATTGAGCGCGGCGAG GCAAAGGTATCCTATTTGGACTTTTTGGTAGCAGAGAACGTGCTGACAGACGAGCAATTGACGATGATGGTGTGGGAGGCAATCATCGAGGCTGCGGATACTACCTTGGTGACGTCAGAGTGGGCTATGTACGAGCTTGCCAAAAACCCAGAAATACAG GACCGACTGTACCAGGAGATCCAGCAGGTGTGCGGCGACAATACGGTCACGGAGGATCACCTGCGTCAGCTGCCGTACCTTAACGCTGTGTTCCACGAGACGCTGCGGAATCATTCCCCGGTACCGCTTGTGCCTCCGAGGTTCGTCCATGAGGACACCAAGCTGGCTGGCTACGACGTCCCAGCCGGAACAGAG ATGATCATCAACCTGTACGGGTGCAACATGAACAAGAATGACTGGGAGGATCCCGAGGCGTGGAGGCCGGAGAGGTTCCTGGACGGGAGGTTCGACGAGGCGGACTTGTTCAAGACCATGGCgttcggcggcgggaggagggtCTGCGCTGGCGCCCTGCAGGCTTCGACCATCTCGTGCACCGCCATCGCACGCTTCGTGCAGGAGTTCGCGTGGAGGCTCAAGGAGGGCGACGAGGACAACGTTACCACCATCCAGCTCACCAGCTTCAAGCTCCACCCGCTGCACGTGCACATCTCGCCGAGAGCAGCAACCAAGTGA
- the LOC139833280 gene encoding uncharacterized protein: MIKELIRIGSQFIGYREYASRTEEKLAEANKLADTLAQKLEQSEAARKKAELVASEAKAEANEAKAKAASVEELQKRLEDTETALNEHKAAQATREKGILKRLNSQNRRFQGQTNQEFDLENPDNDPLLDALSYLEFHGSEIREGVVNADAGLSKLFPYFFPKKEEPKTFLALAQSFNPSEDLGLKMRQENMKIAVESTIALVADSQQTVDWMKVGDTEQIEQTKWRSLIKAAKPNTKKILAYLGIKPSSTPSSSRPEV; encoded by the exons atgatcaaagagcttattcgcatcggatcccaattcattgggtaccgtgagtatgccagcagaactgaag agaaacttgcagaggccaacaagcttgccgacactcttgctcaaaaactggagcaaagtgaagcggcccgcaagaaagccgaacttgttgctagcgaagccaaagcagaggctaatgaagccaaggcaaaagctgctagtgtcgaggaactgcagaagagacttgaggatactgaaactgctttaaacgagcacaaagccgcacaggctactcgtgaaaaggggatcctcaagcgcctgaattcgcaaaatcggcgcttccaAG gccaaacaaaccaagagtttgatctggagaatcccgacaatgatcctctccttgacgcactttcttatttggagtttcatggatccgaaattcgtgaaggcgtggtgaatgctgacgcaggattgtcgaagctattcccctacttcttcccgaagaaagaggagcccaagactttccttgcccttgcccagagcttcaatccatcagaggaccttgggctgaaaatgcgccaggagaacatgaagattgctgtcgagagcactattgccttggtcgctgacagccaacaaactgttgactggatgaaggttggcgacaccgagcagatagagcaaacaaaatggcggtctttgatcaaggcagccaagcccaatacgaagaaaattctggcctatctcgggatcaagccatcttcaactcctagctcatcgaggccggaggtctag